CAAACACAAATGCAACTATGTCGGCCCGGTGCAAATCCGGTTCGGCAACCGGTCGTGTTTCAGCGGCGCGTTGGTGCTTGGGGACAGTGTGCTGCTCGGCGCGATACCGATGGAAGACATGGACCTGGTTATCCACCCTCTGGACAGGAAAGTGTCGGTCAATCCGGAAAGCCCGAATATTCCGTCGGCGATTGTGAAAAGTCACCGCTAATTTCGTTATTGCCCAAGTACCTTTTTCACACGAATGAATTCCATTGTGTTTACATTTGATGGCGGTGCATTGCTGGTCGCCAACACTGGCGCGAAGTTCAC
Above is a window of Gammaproteobacteria bacterium DNA encoding:
- a CDS encoding clan AA aspartic protease, whose product is DTGAATLCIPEHVAIQLNLEVLEQREVTTADGNKHKCNYVGPVQIRFGNRSCFSGALVLGDSVLLGAIPMEDMDLVIHPLDRKVSVNPESPNIPSAIVKSHR